A part of Micromonospora chersina genomic DNA contains:
- a CDS encoding ABC transporter substrate-binding protein produces MSVPIRRRRFAAIALASVAVLATATACGDDSSDSGGSSSGPVTLVVDVFGDQGFGYDELYKQYEAEHPNVKIQERGKGLGLGDYNTRLTQQITAGSGAGDVVALEEGTIVQFYAQADKFVNLADHGANDLKGNFLPWKWEQGTTPDGKVLGLGTDVGSMALCYRSDLFKAAGLPTDREQVGALWPTWDQFIAAGQRFAAADKKHKFVDSATNFYNVVLMQTAGAGTGYTYYDKSNKLVIGENPDVKSAYDLTTKMIAAGLSNNLQSFSNEWNAGFKNGTFATIACPAWMTGVIKGQAGDAAAGKWDIAKAPGNGGNWGGSFLAVPKSSKHQKEAAELAKFLTSAKGQTEAFKKVGNLPSSPQALADPAVADSTNDYFSKAPVGKIFAAGASELKPVYLGPKNNAVRTAVENSLRAVEQGKTAEEQWQAALKNGAAAGK; encoded by the coding sequence ATGAGCGTCCCAATCCGCCGTCGGCGTTTCGCGGCCATCGCGCTCGCGTCCGTCGCGGTGCTCGCCACCGCCACCGCCTGCGGCGACGACTCGTCGGACAGCGGCGGCAGCAGCAGCGGCCCGGTGACCCTGGTCGTCGACGTCTTCGGCGACCAGGGCTTCGGCTACGACGAGCTCTACAAGCAGTACGAAGCGGAGCACCCGAACGTCAAGATCCAGGAGCGCGGCAAGGGTCTCGGCCTCGGTGACTACAACACCCGGCTGACCCAGCAGATCACCGCCGGGTCGGGCGCCGGCGACGTGGTGGCCCTGGAGGAGGGCACCATCGTCCAGTTCTACGCCCAGGCCGACAAGTTCGTGAACCTCGCCGACCACGGCGCGAACGACCTCAAGGGCAACTTCCTGCCGTGGAAGTGGGAGCAGGGCACCACCCCGGACGGCAAGGTGCTCGGCCTCGGCACCGACGTGGGCTCGATGGCGCTGTGCTACCGCAGCGACCTGTTCAAGGCCGCCGGCCTGCCCACCGACCGCGAGCAGGTCGGCGCGCTGTGGCCGACCTGGGACCAGTTCATCGCCGCCGGCCAGCGCTTCGCCGCCGCCGACAAGAAGCACAAGTTCGTCGACTCGGCGACCAACTTCTACAACGTGGTGCTCATGCAGACCGCGGGCGCGGGCACCGGCTACACCTACTACGACAAGAGCAACAAGCTGGTCATCGGCGAGAACCCGGACGTCAAGTCGGCGTACGACCTCACCACCAAGATGATCGCCGCCGGCCTGTCGAACAACCTGCAGTCCTTCTCCAACGAGTGGAACGCCGGTTTCAAGAACGGCACCTTCGCCACCATCGCCTGCCCCGCCTGGATGACCGGTGTCATCAAGGGCCAGGCCGGTGACGCGGCGGCCGGCAAGTGGGACATCGCCAAGGCGCCCGGCAACGGCGGCAACTGGGGCGGCTCGTTCCTGGCCGTGCCGAAGTCGAGCAAGCACCAGAAGGAGGCCGCCGAGCTGGCCAAGTTCCTGACCAGCGCGAAGGGCCAGACCGAGGCGTTCAAGAAGGTCGGCAACCTGCCCTCCTCGCCGCAGGCGCTTGCCGACCCGGCCGTGGCCGACTCGACCAACGACTACTTCAGCAAGGCCCCGGTCGGCAAGATCTTCGCCGCCGGCGCGAGCGAGCTGAAGCCGGTCTACCTCGGCCCGAAGAACAACGCCGTCCGCACCGCCGTGGAGAACAGCCTCCGCGCCGTGGAGCAGGGCAAGACCGCCGAGGAGCAGTGGCAGGCGGCGCTGAAGAACGGTGCGGCCGCCGGTAAGTGA
- a CDS encoding carbohydrate ABC transporter permease gives MTTTTLRPPARPGAPARAAHQAERLWKASPLTWFGLVLGVILSLFPFYWMIVIASRTNDAANSWPPPFLPGGKLGDNIQRVLDNGDANIVKGLLNSFLVSGTITVATVFFGSLAGFAFAKLRFRGKNALLLIILASMMVPIQLGVLPLYILMAKLEWLNTMPSVTVPFLIGGFGIFMMRQYAEQAVPNELIEAARVDGCSTWKVYWHVVAPALRPAAAVLGLLTFMEQWNQFFWPFVVLADPANPTVQISLRSLNTAYFADNSQIFAGTLIATLPLFIVFILFGRQIIGGIMEGAVKS, from the coding sequence ATGACGACCACCACGCTCCGCCCACCCGCCCGGCCGGGTGCCCCGGCCCGGGCCGCCCACCAGGCCGAGCGGCTCTGGAAGGCCAGCCCGCTCACCTGGTTCGGGCTGGTCCTCGGGGTGATCCTGTCGCTCTTCCCGTTCTACTGGATGATCGTGATCGCCTCGCGGACCAACGACGCGGCCAACTCCTGGCCGCCGCCGTTCCTGCCCGGCGGCAAGCTCGGCGACAACATCCAACGGGTGCTCGACAACGGCGACGCCAACATCGTCAAGGGCCTGCTGAACTCGTTCCTGGTCTCCGGGACGATCACCGTGGCCACGGTGTTCTTCGGCTCCCTGGCCGGCTTCGCCTTCGCCAAGCTTCGCTTCCGGGGCAAGAACGCGCTGCTGCTGATCATCCTGGCCTCGATGATGGTGCCGATCCAGCTCGGCGTCCTCCCGCTCTACATCCTGATGGCGAAGCTCGAGTGGCTGAACACCATGCCCTCGGTGACCGTGCCGTTCCTCATCGGCGGCTTCGGGATCTTCATGATGCGCCAGTACGCCGAGCAGGCCGTGCCGAACGAGCTGATCGAGGCGGCCCGGGTCGACGGCTGCTCCACCTGGAAGGTGTACTGGCACGTGGTGGCGCCCGCGCTGCGTCCCGCCGCCGCGGTGCTCGGCCTGCTCACCTTCATGGAGCAGTGGAACCAGTTCTTCTGGCCGTTCGTGGTGCTGGCCGACCCGGCCAACCCGACCGTCCAGATCTCCCTCCGTAGCCTCAACACCGCCTACTTCGCCGACAACTCCCAGATCTTCGCGGGTACGTTGATCGCGACCCTGCCCCTGTTCATCGTGTTCATCCTGTTCGGCCGCCAGATCATCGGCGGCATCATGGAAGGCGCCGTCAAGTCGTGA
- a CDS encoding GNAT family N-acetyltransferase produces MALWRIRATVDDRPGYLSVLTASLALRGVNILTVQVHTTEVGAVDDFLVDAPDRLTEADLRAAVERGRGRNCWVARSEARGLADQPTRVLGLAGRLVRDPDAAGETLRVLLGADAVTWRPTPATPPGGVDQTTMLLADPAGGSYELRRREPSFTPAEYARAQALVELAATVARRDADRVTLVLPDTAEVTVRPAVADDLPGVLELHAGCSDRSRQRRYLSGAGHPAPARLRRLLEPAQGLTLVATHGSGGAAAPVVAMANLLGEGDEAEAALLVRDDWQRRGLGSALLRRLLGHADRAGYAAVLLHVQAENTPMLRTVRGLHRPTSVERDGSVLTVTVPLAPRRAVLPRQADATARSRRSY; encoded by the coding sequence ATGGCGCTGTGGCGGATCCGTGCCACCGTGGACGACCGGCCGGGCTACCTGTCGGTGCTCACGGCGAGCCTCGCGTTGCGCGGGGTCAACATCCTCACCGTGCAGGTGCACACCACCGAGGTGGGGGCGGTCGACGACTTCCTTGTCGACGCGCCCGACCGGCTCACCGAGGCCGACCTGCGCGCGGCCGTCGAACGGGGGCGCGGCCGGAACTGCTGGGTGGCGCGCAGCGAGGCGCGCGGGCTGGCCGACCAGCCCACCCGGGTGCTCGGCCTGGCCGGCCGGCTGGTCCGGGACCCGGACGCCGCCGGCGAGACACTGCGCGTGCTGCTCGGCGCGGACGCGGTGACCTGGCGGCCGACGCCGGCCACCCCGCCGGGCGGGGTGGACCAGACCACGATGCTGCTGGCCGACCCGGCCGGCGGCTCGTACGAGTTGCGCCGCCGGGAGCCGAGCTTCACCCCGGCCGAGTACGCCCGGGCGCAGGCCCTGGTCGAGCTGGCCGCCACGGTGGCGCGCCGGGACGCCGACCGGGTCACCCTGGTGCTGCCCGACACGGCCGAGGTGACGGTCCGGCCGGCCGTCGCCGACGACCTGCCGGGCGTGCTGGAGCTGCACGCCGGGTGCTCGGACCGGAGCCGGCAGCGGCGCTACCTGAGCGGGGCGGGGCACCCGGCTCCGGCCCGGCTGCGCCGGCTGCTCGAACCGGCCCAAGGGCTGACCCTGGTCGCCACGCACGGCTCCGGCGGTGCCGCGGCGCCGGTCGTGGCGATGGCCAACCTGCTCGGCGAGGGGGACGAGGCGGAGGCGGCACTGCTGGTGCGGGACGACTGGCAGCGCCGGGGCCTCGGTTCGGCCCTGCTGCGCCGCCTGCTCGGGCACGCCGACCGGGCCGGCTACGCCGCCGTGCTGCTGCACGTGCAGGCCGAGAACACCCCGATGCTGCGCACCGTACGCGGCCTGCACCGGCCCACGTCGGTGGAACGGGACGGCAGCGTGCTGACCGTCACGGTGCCGCTGGCCCCCCGCCGGGCCGTGCTGCCCCGGCAGGCCGACGCGACGGCGCGGTCGCGGCGGTCGTACTGA
- a CDS encoding amino acid-binding protein, with translation MLLRVRVTLPDRPGTLGQVARTLGVSGADIVQVVVLERLGGRAVDDFTVVWPGAARVERLLAGLAAIPGVRVDGVWRAIGAPTTTGQDAELLAQVAANPADGVATLVDAVPGLLAADWAVAAVVPLDWAARSGDGGEPTVGHASWRAPVPPRLPEVTPLRARAITTPDGHHYAVAPFGRAGLVLVVARDHSEPLAAAAFHATEVDRLAQLVRAGAVILGDRLDLVGAPPVTTIT, from the coding sequence ATGCTGCTGAGAGTTCGGGTGACCCTGCCGGACCGACCGGGCACGCTCGGCCAGGTGGCCCGGACGCTCGGCGTCTCCGGCGCCGACATCGTGCAGGTGGTGGTGCTGGAGCGGCTCGGCGGGCGGGCGGTCGACGACTTCACAGTGGTCTGGCCGGGCGCGGCCCGGGTGGAGCGGCTGCTCGCCGGCCTGGCCGCGATCCCCGGCGTCCGGGTGGACGGGGTGTGGCGGGCGATCGGCGCCCCGACGACCACCGGCCAGGACGCTGAACTGCTCGCCCAGGTCGCCGCGAACCCGGCCGACGGGGTGGCCACACTTGTCGACGCGGTGCCCGGGCTGCTCGCGGCGGACTGGGCGGTGGCCGCCGTGGTGCCGCTGGACTGGGCCGCGCGCAGCGGCGACGGCGGCGAGCCGACGGTCGGGCACGCGAGCTGGCGCGCCCCGGTCCCGCCACGGCTGCCGGAGGTCACCCCGCTGCGGGCCCGGGCGATCACCACCCCGGACGGGCACCACTACGCGGTCGCGCCGTTCGGCCGGGCCGGCCTCGTGCTGGTGGTGGCGCGGGACCACAGCGAGCCGCTCGCCGCCGCCGCGTTCCACGCCACGGAGGTGGACCGGCTCGCCCAGCTCGTCCGGGCCGGCGCGGTGATCCTCGGCGACCGCCTGGACCTGGTCGGCGCCCCACCCGTGACCACCATCACCTGA
- a CDS encoding GH1 family beta-glucosidase has translation MSNPASPPAVGVLDQGAALTFPPGFLWGAATAAYQIEGAATEGGRTPSIWDTFSHTEGRTVAGHTGDVACDHYHRMPDDVRLMADLGLKSYRFSVSWPRVQPGGAGAVNSEGMDFYRRLVDELLSHGIEPWLTLYHWDLPQPLEDAGGWPARDTAGRFADYAQLVADALGDRVKYFTTFNEPWCSAFLGYGSGVHAPGRSDGADAVRAGHHLMLGHGLAVQALRAARPEAQLGITVNLYPVTPATDSPEDADAARRIDGLANRFFLDPVLRGAYPADLTADLRKVTDFGHVRDGDLAVISTPLDMVGVNYYSRYVVAAPVGSGEAEAYWRAPSCWPGSGDVRFVTRGVPVTDMDWEIDAPGLVETLERVHRDYTDLPLYVTENGSAFVDAVVDGRVDDPDRLAYFDAHLRAAHAAISAGVPLKGYFAWSLMDNFEWAWGYTKRFGMVYVDYDSQVRIPKSSARWYADVIRRNGLAAQ, from the coding sequence GTGAGCAACCCAGCCAGCCCGCCCGCCGTCGGCGTCCTCGACCAGGGCGCGGCACTGACCTTCCCGCCCGGCTTCCTCTGGGGGGCGGCGACCGCCGCGTACCAGATCGAGGGCGCGGCGACCGAGGGCGGCCGCACCCCGTCGATCTGGGACACCTTCAGTCACACCGAGGGGCGGACGGTGGCCGGGCACACCGGTGACGTGGCCTGCGACCACTACCACCGGATGCCCGACGACGTGCGGCTCATGGCCGACCTCGGGCTGAAGTCCTACCGCTTCTCCGTCTCCTGGCCCCGCGTGCAGCCCGGCGGCGCCGGGGCGGTCAACTCCGAGGGGATGGACTTCTACCGGCGCCTCGTGGACGAGCTGCTGAGCCACGGCATCGAGCCGTGGCTCACCCTCTACCACTGGGACCTGCCCCAGCCGCTGGAGGACGCCGGCGGGTGGCCGGCCCGGGACACCGCCGGCCGGTTCGCCGACTACGCCCAGTTGGTCGCCGACGCCCTGGGCGACCGGGTGAAGTACTTCACCACCTTCAACGAGCCGTGGTGCTCGGCCTTCCTCGGCTACGGCTCCGGCGTGCACGCGCCGGGCCGCTCCGACGGGGCCGACGCGGTCCGGGCCGGGCACCACCTCATGCTCGGGCACGGGCTGGCCGTGCAGGCGCTGCGGGCCGCCCGGCCGGAGGCGCAGCTCGGCATCACGGTCAACCTCTACCCGGTCACCCCGGCCACCGACTCGCCGGAGGACGCCGACGCCGCCCGCCGCATCGACGGGCTGGCCAACCGGTTCTTCCTCGACCCGGTGCTACGCGGGGCGTACCCGGCGGACCTGACCGCCGACCTGCGCAAGGTCACCGACTTCGGGCACGTCCGGGACGGCGACCTGGCGGTCATCTCGACCCCGCTGGACATGGTGGGCGTCAACTACTACAGCCGGTACGTGGTGGCCGCGCCGGTCGGGAGTGGCGAGGCGGAGGCGTACTGGCGGGCCCCGTCGTGCTGGCCGGGCAGCGGGGACGTCCGGTTCGTCACCCGGGGTGTCCCGGTGACCGACATGGACTGGGAGATCGACGCCCCGGGCCTGGTGGAGACGCTGGAGCGGGTGCACCGCGACTACACCGACCTGCCGCTCTACGTCACCGAGAACGGCTCCGCGTTCGTCGACGCGGTGGTCGACGGCCGGGTCGACGACCCGGACCGGCTGGCGTACTTCGACGCGCACCTGCGCGCCGCGCACGCCGCGATCAGCGCCGGGGTGCCGCTGAAGGGGTACTTCGCCTGGTCGCTCATGGACAACTTCGAGTGGGCGTGGGGCTACACGAAGCGCTTCGGCATGGTCTACGTCGACTACGACAGCCAGGTCCGGATCCCGAAGTCCAGCGCCAGGTGGTACGCCGATGTGATCCGACGCAACGGCCTGGCCGCACAATAG
- a CDS encoding LacI family DNA-binding transcriptional regulator — protein sequence MTTQRTRSLGRPTLDAVAARAGVGRGTVSRVVNGSPQVSPEARAAVQAAIAELGYVPNRAARALVTQRTDSVALVVSESGERVFTEPFFAGIVRGVSSALLETPMQLWLAMAQSQIERERVEHHLTNQHVDGVLLLSLHDADPLPTLLEERGLPTVLGGRPARMLHPNAQPAWFVDVDNVGGARQAVEHLFARGRRRVATIAGTQDMGAGLARLSGYKEAVRAAGGDLNPDLIAYGDFSEGSGTACMRRLLEVCPDLDAVFVASDLMAFGALRALREAGRRVPEDVAVIGFDDAPIARQAEPPLTTVFQPVEEMGRQMARLLVSRIRGEELPSPHVLLDTKLIHRASA from the coding sequence ATGACAACGCAGCGCACGCGGTCGCTCGGGCGCCCGACCCTCGACGCGGTCGCGGCCCGCGCCGGCGTGGGCCGCGGCACGGTCTCCCGCGTCGTCAACGGCTCGCCACAGGTGAGCCCGGAGGCCCGGGCCGCCGTCCAGGCGGCCATCGCCGAGCTGGGATACGTGCCCAACCGGGCCGCGCGGGCGCTTGTCACCCAGCGGACCGACTCGGTGGCGCTGGTGGTGTCCGAGTCGGGGGAGCGGGTCTTCACCGAGCCGTTCTTCGCCGGCATCGTCCGCGGCGTCAGCTCGGCGCTGCTGGAGACCCCCATGCAGCTCTGGCTGGCCATGGCGCAGTCCCAGATCGAGCGGGAACGGGTCGAGCACCACCTGACCAACCAGCACGTGGACGGCGTCCTGCTGCTCTCGCTGCACGACGCGGACCCGCTGCCCACCCTGCTGGAGGAGCGCGGCCTGCCCACCGTGCTCGGCGGCCGGCCGGCCCGGATGCTGCACCCCAACGCCCAGCCGGCCTGGTTCGTCGACGTGGACAACGTCGGCGGCGCCCGGCAGGCCGTGGAGCACCTGTTCGCCCGCGGCCGGCGTCGGGTCGCCACCATCGCCGGCACCCAGGACATGGGCGCCGGCCTGGCCCGCCTGTCCGGCTACAAGGAGGCGGTCCGGGCCGCGGGCGGGGACCTCAACCCGGACCTCATCGCGTACGGCGACTTCAGCGAGGGCAGCGGCACGGCCTGCATGCGCCGGCTGCTGGAGGTCTGCCCGGACCTGGACGCGGTCTTCGTGGCCTCCGACCTGATGGCCTTCGGCGCTCTCCGCGCGCTGCGCGAGGCCGGCCGCCGGGTGCCCGAGGACGTGGCCGTGATCGGCTTCGACGACGCCCCCATCGCCCGGCAGGCCGAGCCGCCGCTGACCACGGTCTTCCAGCCGGTGGAGGAGATGGGCCGGCAGATGGCCCGGCTGCTCGTCTCGCGGATCCGCGGCGAGGAGCTGCCCAGCCCGCACGTGCTGCTGGACACGAAGCTCATCCACCGCGCCTCGGCCTGA
- a CDS encoding aldehyde dehydrogenase family protein, translated as MALRLADGTSWSDTLARAVAAAPEAFGTTPDGAATLHNLVEGGWRAVGTPSPVRTPVDNTVLVNLARLDAEAARGAVAHAAAAHREWAQTPLAERKARVDDALDALTAHRDLLAMLLVWEIGKPWRLACADVDRALDGVRWYVQEIDRMLADGREPLPGPVSNIASWNYPMSVLVHAELVQLLAGNAVIAKTPSQGGAVCLTVAHALMRRAGLPATLLSGSGEELSEVLVRAPEIGAVAFVGGRSNGGKVAAALLDSDKRHFIEQEGLNAWGIWNFSQWDLLAAHLKKGFEYGKQRCTAYPRFVVQRDLVDEFLDVYLPVVRSVRFGHPLAVGEDWSAGDPLPELDFGPLISAAKAEELRRKVDEAVRGGAVPLHRGKLDGAPFLDGQDTSAYVAPAVLLAPPGRSRLMHAEPFGPVDTIVVVDTTDELLAQMNASNGALVASLACDDEELAGKLAVDLQAFKVGINKPRSRGDREEPFGGRGASWKGAFVGGDLLVQAVTVGGDGRLYGNFPDYSSYPAT; from the coding sequence ATGGCTCTCAGACTCGCCGACGGCACCTCCTGGTCCGACACCCTCGCCCGCGCGGTGGCCGCCGCGCCGGAAGCCTTCGGCACCACGCCCGACGGCGCCGCCACCCTGCACAACCTCGTCGAGGGCGGCTGGCGGGCGGTCGGCACGCCGAGCCCGGTACGCACCCCCGTCGACAACACCGTGCTGGTCAACCTGGCCCGCCTGGACGCCGAGGCCGCGCGCGGCGCGGTCGCGCACGCCGCCGCCGCGCACCGGGAGTGGGCGCAGACCCCGCTCGCCGAGCGCAAGGCCCGGGTCGACGACGCCCTGGACGCCCTCACCGCCCACCGCGACCTGCTCGCCATGCTGCTGGTGTGGGAGATCGGCAAGCCGTGGCGGCTGGCCTGCGCCGACGTCGACCGGGCGCTGGACGGCGTCCGGTGGTACGTGCAGGAGATCGACCGGATGCTCGCCGACGGCCGCGAGCCGCTGCCCGGCCCGGTCAGCAACATCGCGTCCTGGAACTACCCCATGAGCGTGCTCGTGCACGCCGAGCTGGTGCAGCTGCTCGCCGGCAACGCGGTGATCGCCAAGACCCCGTCGCAGGGCGGGGCGGTCTGCCTCACCGTGGCGCACGCGCTGATGCGCCGCGCCGGGCTGCCCGCCACCCTGCTGTCCGGCAGCGGCGAGGAGCTCTCCGAGGTCCTGGTCCGCGCCCCCGAAATCGGCGCGGTGGCGTTCGTGGGCGGCCGCTCCAACGGCGGCAAGGTGGCGGCGGCGCTGCTCGACTCCGACAAGCGGCACTTCATCGAGCAGGAGGGCCTCAACGCCTGGGGCATCTGGAACTTCTCCCAGTGGGACCTGCTCGCCGCGCACCTGAAGAAGGGCTTCGAGTACGGCAAGCAGCGCTGCACCGCGTACCCCCGGTTCGTGGTCCAGCGCGATCTGGTCGACGAGTTCCTCGACGTGTACCTGCCGGTGGTGCGGTCGGTCCGGTTCGGACACCCGCTCGCCGTGGGCGAGGACTGGTCGGCCGGTGACCCGCTGCCCGAGCTGGACTTCGGCCCGCTGATCAGCGCGGCCAAGGCCGAGGAGCTGCGCCGCAAGGTCGACGAGGCGGTACGCGGCGGCGCGGTGCCGCTGCACCGGGGCAAGCTCGACGGCGCGCCCTTCCTCGACGGGCAGGACACCTCCGCGTACGTGGCGCCGGCGGTGCTGCTCGCCCCGCCCGGGCGGTCCCGGCTCATGCACGCCGAGCCGTTCGGCCCGGTGGACACCATCGTCGTGGTGGACACCACCGACGAGCTGCTGGCCCAGATGAACGCCTCCAACGGCGCGCTGGTCGCCTCCCTGGCCTGCGACGACGAGGAGTTGGCCGGCAAGCTCGCCGTCGACCTCCAGGCGTTCAAGGTGGGCATCAACAAGCCGCGCTCCCGCGGCGACCGGGAGGAGCCGTTCGGCGGCCGGGGCGCGTCCTGGAAGGGCGCCTTCGTGGGCGGTGACCTGCTGGTGCAGGCGGTCACCGTGGGCGGCGACGGCCGGCTCTACGGCAACTTCCCGGACTACAGCAGCTACCCCGCGACCTGA
- a CDS encoding phosphotransferase family protein, translating to MTDPAVAAPQTPTGSAPRGLDLDRLAAYLAAHRPELAGPLSAELIAGGKSNLTYLLRAGDREVVLRRPPLGHVLATAHDMAREYRVISALAPTAVPVPDALLLCPDPDVTGAPFYLMERVGGEVYRRREQTDALTAGQRRDLAMAMMDTLAELHMVEPAAVGLADFGRPEGYLARQVRRWSGQLDRSRSRPLPGIDELRDALAGSVPEGANAGRIVHGDYRLDNLLATVEPVAVRAVLDWEMATLGDPLADLGLLLTYWDVLGDSDSAEGNPVADGIGPRAGFPTGAELIDRYAGRSDVDVGPLHWHVALGCFKLAVICEGIHYRHTLGQTLGGGFDRIGEMVAPLVEHGLRAVREK from the coding sequence ATGACCGATCCGGCCGTCGCCGCACCGCAGACCCCGACCGGTTCGGCCCCGCGCGGGCTCGACCTCGACCGGCTCGCCGCGTACCTGGCCGCGCACCGGCCGGAGCTGGCCGGGCCGCTGTCGGCCGAGCTGATCGCCGGGGGCAAGTCCAACCTGACCTACCTGCTGCGCGCCGGCGACCGCGAGGTGGTGCTGCGCCGGCCGCCGCTCGGGCACGTGCTGGCCACCGCGCACGACATGGCCCGGGAGTATCGGGTGATCTCCGCGCTCGCCCCCACCGCCGTGCCGGTGCCCGACGCGCTGCTGCTCTGCCCCGACCCCGACGTCACCGGCGCGCCGTTCTACCTCATGGAGAGGGTCGGCGGCGAGGTCTACCGGCGCCGGGAGCAGACCGACGCGCTCACCGCCGGCCAGCGGCGCGACCTCGCCATGGCGATGATGGACACCCTCGCCGAGCTGCACATGGTCGAGCCGGCCGCGGTCGGGCTGGCCGACTTCGGCCGCCCCGAGGGCTACCTGGCCCGCCAGGTCCGCCGCTGGTCCGGCCAGCTGGACCGGTCCCGCAGCCGCCCGCTGCCCGGCATCGACGAGCTGCGCGACGCGCTCGCCGGCAGCGTGCCCGAGGGCGCGAACGCCGGCCGGATCGTGCACGGCGACTACCGGCTGGACAACCTGCTCGCCACCGTCGAGCCGGTGGCGGTGCGGGCGGTCCTCGACTGGGAGATGGCCACCCTCGGCGACCCGCTCGCCGACCTGGGGCTGCTGCTGACCTACTGGGACGTGCTGGGCGACAGCGACAGCGCCGAGGGCAACCCGGTCGCCGACGGCATCGGCCCGCGGGCCGGCTTCCCCACCGGCGCCGAACTCATCGACCGGTACGCCGGGCGCAGCGACGTGGACGTCGGGCCGCTGCACTGGCACGTGGCGCTCGGCTGCTTCAAGCTCGCGGTGATCTGCGAGGGCATCCACTACCGGCACACCCTCGGGCAGACGCTCGGCGGGGGCTTCGACCGGATCGGCGAGATGGTGGCACCGCTGGTCGAGCACGGCCTGCGTGCCGTCCGGGAGAAGTAG
- a CDS encoding carbohydrate ABC transporter permease → MSLDLHAAAPPDPGRSRAGRPAHRRATSLTRLDLRYSPYLYVLPFFVIFAVFSAYPIAYTVWIALTDRSPLNPTISFVGLDNFVELITDDPQFWNAVVNTFGMFVLSTVPQLMLALVLANALNRKLRAQTFFRMAIAMPIITSTAVVALIFSMIYAKDFGLVNWVLDTVGLDPIDWRANRFASWFAISTMVDWRWVGYNALIYLAAMQSISKDMYEAAALDGASRRRQFWSITVPQLRPTIIFTLIISTIGGLQLFTEPLLFTSGSGGLSGGSEGQFQTITMYLLDVMNQRFRWGYAGAVALVLFVLIALMSTVNYLLARRISSDK, encoded by the coding sequence ATGAGCCTCGACCTGCACGCCGCGGCGCCACCCGACCCCGGACGGTCCCGCGCCGGCCGTCCCGCGCACCGCCGCGCCACCTCGCTGACCCGGCTGGACCTGAGGTACTCGCCCTACCTCTACGTCCTGCCCTTCTTCGTGATCTTCGCCGTGTTCAGCGCGTATCCGATCGCGTACACGGTGTGGATCGCGCTGACCGACCGGTCCCCGCTGAACCCGACGATCTCCTTCGTCGGGCTGGACAACTTCGTCGAACTCATCACCGACGACCCGCAGTTCTGGAACGCGGTGGTGAACACGTTCGGCATGTTCGTGCTCTCCACCGTGCCCCAGCTCATGCTGGCGCTGGTGCTGGCCAACGCGCTGAACCGGAAGCTGCGCGCGCAGACCTTCTTCCGGATGGCCATCGCCATGCCGATCATCACCTCGACCGCCGTGGTCGCGCTGATCTTCTCGATGATCTACGCGAAGGACTTCGGCCTGGTCAACTGGGTGCTCGACACCGTCGGCCTGGACCCGATCGACTGGCGCGCGAACCGCTTCGCCTCCTGGTTCGCCATCTCCACCATGGTCGACTGGCGCTGGGTCGGCTACAACGCCCTGATCTACCTGGCCGCCATGCAGTCCATCAGCAAGGACATGTACGAGGCCGCGGCGCTGGACGGCGCCTCCCGGCGCCGGCAGTTCTGGTCGATCACCGTGCCGCAGCTGCGCCCGACGATCATCTTCACGCTGATCATCTCGACCATCGGCGGCCTCCAGCTGTTCACCGAGCCCCTGCTGTTCACCAGCGGCTCGGGCGGTCTCTCCGGCGGCTCGGAGGGGCAGTTCCAGACCATCACGATGTACCTGCTCGACGTCATGAACCAGCGCTTCCGGTGGGGCTACGCCGGCGCGGTCGCGCTCGTGCTCTTCGTGCTCATCGCGTTGATGTCGACGGTCAACTACCTGCTGGCCCGCCGCATCAGCTCCGACAAGTGA
- a CDS encoding isochorismatase family protein, whose protein sequence is MDALDPTRTAVVLIDLQRRIVDQPTAPHTGPEVVERCLALAGAARAAGATVVVVRADRPGPDPQPAGSELLPEVAPREGDVAIVKHTWGAFHETGLDAALRERGVDTLVIGGLATNFGVEQTARIADEIGYRVVLPHDAMSGLDAYAHEFAVDYVFRRLGTVCTTAEAIAALGG, encoded by the coding sequence GTGGACGCTCTCGACCCGACCCGCACCGCCGTCGTCCTGATCGACCTCCAGCGTCGCATCGTGGACCAGCCGACCGCCCCGCACACCGGCCCCGAGGTGGTCGAGCGCTGCCTCGCGCTCGCCGGGGCCGCCCGCGCCGCCGGGGCGACGGTGGTGGTGGTCCGCGCCGACCGGCCCGGCCCCGATCCGCAGCCGGCGGGGAGCGAACTGCTCCCCGAGGTGGCGCCCCGCGAGGGCGACGTGGCGATCGTCAAGCACACCTGGGGCGCCTTCCACGAGACCGGGCTCGACGCGGCGCTGCGCGAGCGCGGGGTGGACACGCTGGTGATCGGCGGGCTGGCCACCAACTTCGGCGTCGAGCAGACGGCCCGCATCGCCGACGAGATCGGCTACCGGGTGGTGCTGCCGCACGACGCGATGTCCGGGTTGGACGCGTACGCCCACGAGTTCGCCGTCGACTACGTCTTCCGCCGGCTCGGCACGGTCTGCACGACCGCGGAGGCGATCGCGGCGCTGGGCGGTTGA